One part of the uncultured Bacteroides sp. genome encodes these proteins:
- a CDS encoding glycoside hydrolase family 97 protein: MRKIIFILLCLLIVNTSVAQNLNSPDGNLTLTFRLNDNGTPSYKLLFKGKTVIDESKMGFTFNSLAPFTEKFVITDTKFCTSDKVWQPVWGEQKEIRDNHNEMLVSLNQTSNNRKLNIRFRLFNDGLGFRYEFPVQENLRHFTIKEEATEFKLSGNHKAFWIPADYDTNEFPITTSKLSEIAGLIGKVREEPLAAKAPAPGLSVQTPLMLKSDDGLYINIHEAALVNYPAMALNLDDKAFCLSAHLTPDKNGNKGYIQTGTVTPWRTVVVSDDARAILASKLILNLNEPCKLEDTSWIKPVKYIGVWWEYFTGGGSTWAYTDNPDIIIGQTDYSKLKCNGHHGANTAHVKEYIDFAAQNGFDAVLVEGWNEGWEDNWAYSKEHIYSFTKAYPDFDVKELHQYAASKGIKIIMHHETTSSAVNYERQLNDAFRFMVDNGYNSVKTGYVGPIIPRSEYHDGQWMVNHYLYVAETAAKYKIMVDSHEAARPTGLCRTYPNWLAQESARGTEFESFNGNKPDHTTILPFTRLMGGPMDYTPGIFQGDLSVYGKNKAKLSTTLVKQLALYVTMYSPLQMAADLPENYKRYSDAFQFIKDVAVDWDNSYILEAEPGDYITIARKAKGKNEWYIGGITDENAREAVIDFSFLPKGQKFHATIYADGKDAHWINNPQSYTIKTITVTSTTKLKQRLAPSGGVAISIK, encoded by the coding sequence ATGAGAAAAATTATTTTTATTCTTCTTTGTCTATTGATCGTTAATACATCAGTAGCACAAAATTTAAATTCACCCGATGGAAATTTAACTCTTACTTTCCGGTTGAATGATAATGGTACTCCTTCGTATAAACTTCTGTTTAAAGGTAAAACTGTTATTGATGAAAGTAAAATGGGTTTTACTTTCAATTCTCTGGCCCCATTTACAGAAAAGTTTGTTATAACAGATACTAAGTTCTGTACTTCTGATAAAGTGTGGCAACCGGTATGGGGAGAACAAAAAGAGATCAGAGATAATCACAACGAAATGCTTGTTTCGCTAAATCAGACTTCTAATAACAGAAAGCTGAATATACGTTTTCGTTTGTTTAATGATGGATTAGGCTTCAGGTATGAATTTCCGGTTCAGGAGAATCTTCGACATTTTACAATAAAGGAAGAAGCTACTGAATTTAAACTTTCCGGCAATCATAAAGCATTCTGGATACCGGCCGACTACGATACGAATGAGTTTCCGATAACTACATCTAAGCTATCTGAAATTGCTGGTTTAATTGGCAAAGTTCGCGAAGAGCCTCTTGCAGCAAAAGCTCCGGCTCCGGGCCTGTCTGTGCAAACTCCTTTGATGCTAAAGTCGGATGATGGATTATATATTAATATTCACGAAGCAGCTTTGGTCAATTATCCTGCAATGGCTCTAAATCTTGATGATAAGGCTTTTTGTCTGAGTGCACATCTTACACCAGATAAGAATGGGAATAAAGGCTATATTCAAACCGGAACCGTAACTCCGTGGCGTACTGTTGTTGTAAGTGATGATGCTCGTGCAATATTAGCCTCTAAACTAATTCTGAACTTGAATGAACCTTGTAAGTTAGAAGATACTTCCTGGATTAAGCCTGTAAAGTATATCGGAGTTTGGTGGGAATATTTCACTGGTGGCGGCTCAACATGGGCTTACACAGATAATCCGGATATCATAATTGGGCAAACAGACTATTCCAAATTGAAATGTAATGGTCATCATGGAGCAAATACAGCTCATGTAAAAGAATATATTGATTTTGCTGCGCAGAATGGATTCGATGCTGTTCTTGTAGAAGGTTGGAATGAAGGTTGGGAAGACAACTGGGCTTATTCGAAAGAACATATTTATAGCTTTACTAAAGCGTATCCCGACTTTGATGTGAAAGAGTTGCATCAGTATGCAGCAAGTAAGGGGATTAAAATAATTATGCACCATGAAACTACATCATCGGCTGTTAATTATGAACGTCAGTTAAATGATGCTTTTCGTTTTATGGTCGATAATGGATACAATTCAGTAAAGACTGGATATGTAGGGCCAATTATTCCACGAAGTGAATATCATGATGGACAATGGATGGTGAATCATTATCTTTATGTTGCCGAAACTGCAGCAAAGTATAAAATAATGGTCGATTCTCATGAAGCAGCTCGCCCAACAGGGCTTTGCCGTACTTATCCGAACTGGCTTGCACAGGAATCAGCACGTGGCACAGAGTTCGAATCTTTTAACGGAAACAAACCTGATCATACAACAATTCTTCCTTTTACCCGATTGATGGGAGGTCCAATGGATTATACACCTGGTATATTCCAGGGTGATTTGTCTGTTTATGGAAAGAATAAGGCGAAGTTGAGTACCACACTGGTTAAACAGCTTGCTTTATACGTAACAATGTATAGTCCATTGCAAATGGCTGCCGATTTGCCTGAGAACTACAAACGTTATTCCGATGCATTTCAGTTTATAAAAGATGTTGCGGTTGATTGGGACAACTCTTATATTCTTGAGGCAGAGCCAGGTGATTATATTACTATTGCACGTAAAGCAAAAGGTAAGAACGAATGGTATATTGGTGGAATAACCGATGAAAATGCTCGCGAAGCTGTTATTGATTTTAGCTTTCTACCAAAAGGGCAGAAATTCCATGCAACAATTTATGCCGATGGTAAAGATGCTCATTGGATTAATAATCCACAGAGCTATACAATAAAAACTATAACTGTGACAAGTACAACTAAACTGAAGCAAAGACTGGCTCCAAGTGGAGGAGTCGCTATTAGTATTAAATAG